From a region of the Gordonia sp. PP30 genome:
- a CDS encoding MBL fold metallo-hydrolase, translated as MTSIRSILLDGVAEPVGSAILRTRSATARLAAATSARGEAAAVGAVDRLAARGVGPARALGADAKTIAPFTARSPFATDGVFANREAAFAGPGPGVGTFVEMARRPGRPGAPIPVTTPRFDAEPATLAATWLGHASVLVELDGARILTDPVFSARCSPSQVVGPARMHPAPSSVGALPPIDVVLLSHDHYDHLDTATIDALAALHPQARFVVPIGVDAHLIAWGVDPARIFAADWYEHIDLDVHGKSYRFHATAARHFSGRGLIRNLTQWVSWAVVGPDHRFFFSGDTGFTERYAEIGDLVGPFDLTLIAVGAYGKEWPDIHINPEEALSIHHLLNPGAAHDSLLLPIHWGTFNLALHPWAEPIQRLLSASGTAGVGVCVPRPGDSVDVRKRNGTAYDDPTWWERCA; from the coding sequence GTGACATCGATCCGGAGTATCTTGCTCGACGGGGTGGCCGAACCCGTGGGTTCGGCCATCCTGCGTACGCGGTCCGCCACCGCACGACTGGCCGCCGCCACGAGTGCGCGCGGCGAGGCCGCCGCGGTCGGCGCCGTCGATCGGCTCGCCGCGCGCGGCGTCGGCCCGGCCCGGGCGCTCGGCGCCGACGCGAAGACCATCGCGCCGTTCACCGCGCGCTCGCCGTTCGCCACCGACGGCGTGTTCGCCAACCGCGAGGCCGCGTTCGCCGGCCCCGGCCCCGGCGTCGGCACGTTCGTGGAGATGGCGCGTCGTCCCGGCCGGCCGGGCGCGCCGATACCGGTCACCACCCCGCGGTTCGACGCCGAACCAGCCACGCTCGCGGCCACCTGGCTCGGCCACGCGAGCGTGCTGGTCGAACTCGACGGCGCGCGGATCCTCACCGATCCGGTGTTCAGTGCGCGCTGCTCGCCGTCGCAGGTGGTCGGCCCGGCGCGGATGCATCCGGCGCCGTCGTCCGTCGGGGCGCTGCCGCCGATCGACGTGGTGCTGCTCTCGCACGACCACTACGACCACCTCGACACGGCCACCATCGACGCGCTGGCCGCGCTGCACCCGCAGGCCCGGTTCGTGGTGCCGATCGGGGTCGACGCACACCTGATCGCGTGGGGCGTCGATCCGGCGCGGATCTTCGCCGCCGACTGGTACGAACACATCGACCTCGACGTGCACGGGAAGTCGTACCGGTTCCATGCGACGGCGGCCCGGCACTTCTCCGGCCGCGGCCTGATCCGGAATTTGACCCAGTGGGTCAGCTGGGCGGTGGTCGGCCCCGATCACCGCTTCTTCTTCTCCGGCGACACCGGCTTCACCGAGCGCTACGCCGAGATCGGCGACCTTGTCGGACCGTTCGACCTGACCCTGATCGCGGTCGGCGCATACGGCAAGGAGTGGCCCGACATCCACATCAATCCCGAAGAGGCGCTGTCGATCCACCACCTGCTGAACCCTGGTGCGGCGCACGACTCCCTGCTCCTGCCGATCCACTGGGGCACCTTCAATCTGGCGCTGCACCCGTGGGCCGAGCCGATCCAGCGGCTGCTGTCCGCGTCGGGCACCGCCGGGGTCGGCGTGTGCGTCCCGCGTCCCGGCGACTCCGTCGACGTCCGCAAACGCAACGGCACCGCCTACGACGATCCGACCTGGTGGGAGCGCTGCGCATGA
- a CDS encoding HAD-IC family P-type ATPase, translating into MSTPTGTRPTGLTAAEVAERVAAGQVNAQPDSTGRSVADIVKANVFTPINAILGVLFAIVAYTGSFINGLFALLIVFNSGIGIVQEIRAKRTLDRLSIVGQAQPTVRRDGVSQPVPPGEVVLGDLIELAPGDQIVVDGETVESESLDIDESLLTGEADAVDKAPGDEIMSGSFVVSGSGTYRATKVGADAYAAKLAAEASKFTLVSSELRTGINKILAVITVILIPAGILTIFNQLVISKQQLNDALLGMVAALVPMVPEGLVLMTSIAFAVGVIRLGQRQCLVNELPAIEGLARVDVVCTDKTGTLTENGMRLSEVRVLDDDYSHAAVTAALAAIAAADPHPNASIEAIAEAYPDAPGWTTTAVLPFASANKFSGVSFAGSGDGGGNWLIGAPDVLLDPESEAAVLASDLGSTGLRVLMIGATDVPVDTPATGDSAVPGTLTPVALVVLEQRVRPDAGDTLKYFESQNVEVKVISGDNARSVGAVAASLGLGSADTSVDARTLADDPAELADQVEEGVTFGRVRPDQKRAMVQALQSREHTVAMTGDGVNDVLALKDADIGVAMGSGSSAARSVAQIVLLDNKFATLPYVVGEGRRVIGNIERVSNLFLTKTVYAVLLALAVGIAGLIAHALGDAPISYPFQPIHVTISAWFTIGVPAFILSLAPNNERAKTGFVRRVLTQAVPNGLIIGTLTFLCYLWVDPGGDHVSVIGAESAFTAAQTQAATATLAAMITMAWWVLVVVARPMTWWKVILVSVSVVAYGIIFTWSFTEHLFKLDSTNAAMMGKAGICALIGVVAIEISSRILKARLERRLAVAASVGSAG; encoded by the coding sequence ATGAGTACACCGACCGGAACCCGGCCGACCGGGCTGACGGCCGCCGAGGTCGCCGAACGCGTCGCCGCCGGCCAGGTGAACGCCCAGCCGGACTCCACCGGCCGCAGCGTCGCCGACATCGTCAAGGCGAACGTCTTCACCCCGATCAACGCGATCCTGGGTGTGCTGTTCGCGATCGTCGCGTACACCGGGTCGTTCATCAACGGCCTGTTCGCGCTGCTCATCGTCTTCAACTCCGGCATCGGCATCGTGCAGGAGATCCGCGCCAAGCGGACGCTCGACCGGCTGTCGATCGTCGGCCAGGCGCAGCCGACGGTCCGCCGCGACGGGGTGTCGCAGCCGGTCCCGCCCGGCGAGGTGGTCCTCGGTGACCTCATCGAACTGGCGCCCGGCGACCAGATCGTCGTCGACGGCGAGACCGTCGAGTCGGAGTCGCTCGACATCGACGAGTCGCTGCTCACCGGCGAGGCCGATGCCGTCGACAAGGCGCCCGGCGACGAGATCATGTCCGGCAGCTTCGTGGTCTCCGGCTCGGGCACCTACCGCGCGACCAAGGTCGGCGCCGACGCCTACGCCGCCAAGCTGGCCGCCGAGGCCTCCAAGTTCACGCTGGTGTCGTCGGAGCTGCGCACCGGCATCAACAAGATCCTGGCCGTCATCACGGTGATCCTGATCCCGGCCGGCATCCTCACCATCTTCAACCAGCTGGTGATCAGCAAGCAGCAGCTGAACGACGCTCTCCTCGGCATGGTCGCCGCCCTGGTGCCGATGGTGCCCGAGGGACTGGTGCTGATGACCTCGATCGCGTTCGCCGTCGGGGTGATCCGGCTCGGGCAGCGCCAATGCCTGGTCAACGAGTTGCCGGCCATCGAGGGTCTGGCGCGCGTCGACGTCGTCTGCACCGACAAGACCGGCACGCTCACCGAGAACGGCATGCGGCTGTCGGAGGTGCGGGTCCTCGACGACGACTACTCCCACGCCGCGGTGACTGCGGCCCTCGCGGCGATCGCCGCCGCCGACCCGCACCCGAACGCCAGCATCGAGGCCATCGCCGAGGCGTACCCGGACGCGCCGGGCTGGACGACCACCGCGGTGCTGCCGTTCGCGTCGGCGAACAAGTTCAGTGGTGTGTCGTTCGCGGGTAGCGGCGACGGCGGCGGCAACTGGCTGATCGGCGCGCCGGACGTGCTCCTCGACCCCGAGTCGGAGGCGGCTGTGCTGGCGTCCGATCTGGGGTCCACCGGCCTGCGCGTCCTGATGATCGGTGCCACCGACGTCCCGGTCGACACCCCGGCGACCGGGGACAGCGCGGTGCCCGGCACGCTGACGCCGGTCGCGCTGGTGGTGCTGGAACAGCGGGTGCGGCCCGACGCCGGGGACACCCTGAAGTACTTCGAGTCACAGAACGTCGAGGTCAAGGTGATCTCCGGCGACAACGCCCGCTCGGTCGGCGCTGTCGCCGCATCGCTCGGCCTGGGCAGCGCCGACACCTCCGTCGACGCCCGGACACTGGCCGACGACCCCGCCGAACTGGCCGACCAGGTGGAGGAGGGCGTCACCTTCGGGCGCGTCCGGCCCGACCAGAAGCGCGCCATGGTGCAGGCCCTGCAATCGCGGGAGCACACCGTCGCGATGACCGGCGACGGCGTGAACGACGTCCTCGCCCTGAAGGACGCCGACATCGGCGTCGCGATGGGCTCGGGGTCGTCGGCGGCGCGGTCCGTCGCGCAGATCGTGTTGCTGGACAACAAGTTCGCGACGCTGCCGTACGTCGTCGGCGAGGGCCGGCGGGTGATCGGCAACATCGAGCGCGTCTCCAACCTGTTCCTCACCAAGACCGTGTACGCGGTGCTGCTCGCGCTCGCCGTCGGCATCGCCGGGCTGATCGCGCACGCCCTCGGCGACGCCCCGATCAGCTACCCGTTCCAGCCGATCCACGTCACCATCTCGGCGTGGTTCACCATCGGCGTGCCGGCGTTCATCCTGTCGCTGGCCCCGAACAACGAGCGCGCCAAGACCGGTTTCGTGCGCCGGGTGCTGACCCAGGCCGTACCGAACGGCCTGATCATCGGCACCCTGACGTTCCTCTGCTACCTGTGGGTGGATCCGGGCGGCGACCACGTCTCGGTGATCGGCGCCGAATCGGCGTTCACCGCCGCGCAGACGCAGGCCGCGACGGCCACCCTGGCCGCGATGATCACCATGGCCTGGTGGGTGCTGGTCGTCGTCGCGCGCCCCATGACCTGGTGGAAGGTGATCCTGGTGTCCGTCTCGGTGGTGGCCTACGGGATCATCTTCACCTGGTCGTTCACCGAGCACCTGTTCAAACTGGACTCGACCAACGCGGCGATGATGGGCAAGGCCGGGATCTGCGCGCTGATCGGCGTCGTGGCGATCGAGATCTCCTCGCGGATCCTGAAGGCGCGCCTGGAGCGTCGGCTCGCCGTCGCGGCGTCCGTCGGCAGCGCGGGGTAG
- a CDS encoding antitoxin, with the protein MDLKGMVDKAKDALKSNPDLIEKGGDMVDKATHGKYAAQVDKAQDAARKAVGAEDDKK; encoded by the coding sequence ATGGATCTCAAAGGCATGGTCGACAAGGCCAAGGACGCACTGAAGTCGAACCCCGATCTGATCGAGAAGGGCGGCGACATGGTCGACAAGGCCACGCACGGCAAGTACGCCGCCCAGGTCGACAAGGCCCAGGACGCCGCCCGCAAGGCCGTCGGCGCGGAGGACGACAAGAAGTAG
- a CDS encoding DNA-3-methyladenine glycosylase, with the protein MESLVFAMVDEPRPLGGHRGDARYAPPVVPEFPPGAPEVCAAARSLLGALVTGHDGVLARITEVEAYNGPDDPASHAFTRTPRSAMMYGPPDRLYVYRIHTHHCANIVTSPEGEGAAVLLRAAEIVDGHDAARARRGDVADHLLARGPGNLAKALGITMTDLGTDVRTPPGIVLRSTPALPDDAIAAGPRVGVRLAADRPWRYWVAEDPTVSAYRRHPRA; encoded by the coding sequence ATGGAATCACTGGTCTTCGCCATGGTTGACGAGCCTAGACCACTCGGCGGGCACCGCGGCGACGCGCGGTACGCTCCGCCCGTGGTCCCCGAATTCCCGCCCGGCGCACCGGAGGTCTGCGCGGCGGCGCGGTCGCTGCTCGGCGCACTGGTCACCGGGCACGACGGCGTGCTCGCCCGGATCACCGAGGTGGAGGCCTACAACGGGCCGGACGACCCGGCGTCACACGCCTTCACCCGTACGCCGCGGTCGGCCATGATGTACGGCCCGCCCGACCGGCTGTACGTCTACCGGATCCACACCCACCACTGCGCCAACATCGTCACCAGTCCCGAGGGCGAAGGCGCCGCGGTACTGCTGCGGGCGGCCGAGATCGTCGACGGGCACGACGCGGCGCGGGCCCGGCGCGGGGACGTCGCCGATCACCTGCTGGCCCGCGGTCCCGGAAATCTGGCGAAAGCGCTCGGCATCACGATGACCGATCTCGGGACGGATGTGCGCACCCCGCCGGGGATCGTGCTGCGCTCCACCCCGGCACTGCCGGACGACGCGATCGCCGCGGGACCGCGCGTCGGGGTACGACTGGCCGCCGACCGGCCGTGGCGCTACTGGGTGGCCGAAGATCCGACGGTGTCGGCGTATCGGCGGCACCCACGGGCCTGA
- a CDS encoding SRPBCC family protein yields the protein MAKTSDSIHVDLSPEDTFAAASDLSRFDDWLVLHDGWRGDVPSPDDLAVGTRATSVVKAKGTRVRFDWKVDTYDPPRRVRFSGNGKGGVKAKIDLTVEPDGDGSTVTFLIDLGGLPLMGPVGKAAAKAVHGDVHASLTRFRRVFVD from the coding sequence ATGGCGAAGACCAGTGATTCCATTCATGTCGACCTGAGCCCGGAGGACACCTTCGCGGCGGCGTCGGACCTGTCCCGGTTCGACGACTGGCTGGTGCTGCACGACGGCTGGCGCGGCGACGTGCCGTCGCCCGACGACCTGGCCGTGGGCACCCGGGCGACGTCGGTCGTCAAGGCGAAGGGCACGCGGGTGCGCTTCGACTGGAAGGTCGACACCTACGATCCGCCGCGCCGGGTCCGGTTCTCCGGCAACGGCAAGGGCGGCGTGAAAGCCAAGATCGACCTGACCGTCGAGCCGGACGGCGACGGTTCCACGGTCACCTTCCTGATCGACCTCGGGGGTCTGCCGCTGATGGGCCCGGTCGGTAAGGCGGCCGCCAAGGCCGTGCACGGCGACGTCCACGCCTCACTGACGCGTTTCCGCCGGGTCTTCGTCGACTGA
- a CDS encoding site-specific integrase, whose product MEGDGSTNNVERHVTGMSKRRFGNVRKLPSGRYQARYTGPDLRIHKGPRTWEAKDDAVGWLRAEERLVELDLWRAPEVRDASKQAQSVSTSDYADKWIRQRRLKPTTRAQYESYCKNFLDGTDLGSTPVGVLTLADVRDWWSEVRSRPAGKKNDGATRNARVYAWLRTVLASAVDDGLLDQNPCRIKGAGTVKRQRAIVVPTPAEVSALADEMPDRLHLLVLLAAWCAMRRGELLGLRRRDVAKDGSELIVRRNVTFVERKPVVGTLKNEKERPVAVPPHLHAAVVRHLDEHVPAAQFAPLFPSVVADNSTGDLLDEWTLRYHWETARRAVGLDQLRLHDLRHAGSMWAASTGATLSELQQRLGHESAAAAIRYMHAASGSDKAIAERLSALVKDVDDE is encoded by the coding sequence GTGGAAGGTGACGGAAGCACAAACAACGTAGAACGGCACGTAACTGGCATGAGCAAGCGTCGATTCGGGAACGTCCGCAAGCTTCCATCGGGGCGATACCAAGCCCGCTACACCGGCCCCGATCTGCGGATCCACAAAGGGCCGCGAACGTGGGAAGCGAAGGATGACGCCGTCGGTTGGCTGCGCGCCGAGGAACGACTTGTTGAGCTCGACCTGTGGCGGGCGCCCGAGGTGCGTGACGCGTCCAAACAAGCACAGTCGGTCAGCACCTCCGACTACGCCGACAAATGGATCCGCCAGCGTCGACTAAAGCCGACCACGCGCGCCCAGTACGAGAGCTACTGCAAGAACTTTCTCGACGGCACCGATCTTGGATCGACGCCGGTAGGTGTGCTCACCCTCGCCGATGTCCGCGACTGGTGGTCCGAGGTCCGCTCGCGGCCGGCCGGTAAGAAGAACGACGGCGCGACGCGTAATGCACGGGTCTACGCGTGGCTGCGCACGGTGCTCGCCTCGGCGGTCGACGACGGCCTACTCGACCAGAATCCGTGCCGGATCAAAGGTGCGGGCACTGTGAAGCGACAGCGCGCCATCGTGGTGCCCACCCCGGCCGAGGTGTCTGCGCTCGCCGATGAAATGCCCGACCGTCTGCACCTGCTGGTGCTACTGGCTGCGTGGTGTGCGATGCGCCGGGGCGAGCTGCTCGGTCTGCGCCGCCGCGATGTAGCCAAGGACGGATCTGAGCTAATCGTCCGCCGCAACGTAACGTTCGTCGAACGCAAGCCGGTAGTGGGCACGTTGAAGAACGAGAAGGAACGGCCCGTCGCGGTCCCGCCGCACTTGCACGCCGCCGTGGTGCGCCACCTCGACGAGCACGTCCCCGCGGCCCAGTTCGCGCCCCTGTTCCCCTCGGTGGTCGCCGACAACTCGACCGGCGACCTGCTCGACGAGTGGACGTTGCGCTACCACTGGGAGACTGCACGCCGCGCAGTTGGACTCGATCAGCTCCGGTTGCACGATCTACGACACGCCGGGTCAATGTGGGCCGCCTCGACCGGCGCTACGTTGTCCGAGCTACAACAGCGTCTCGGACATGAGTCCGCGGCCGCGGCAATCAGGTACATGCACGCGGCGAGCGGCTCCGACAAGGCCATCGCTGAGCGACTCTCGGCCCTCGTCAAGGACGTAGATGATGAGTGA
- a CDS encoding excisionase family DNA-binding protein, which produces MSKLIARANRRWASIQETAEYIGVTDRTVRQMIADGRLNGYRNGKRLVRLDLNEVDAAMRPMGAA; this is translated from the coding sequence ATGTCCAAACTCATCGCCCGAGCGAATCGCCGCTGGGCATCCATTCAAGAAACCGCCGAGTACATCGGCGTCACCGACCGCACCGTACGGCAGATGATTGCCGACGGGCGTCTCAACGGCTACCGCAACGGCAAGCGTCTCGTCCGCCTTGACCTCAACGAGGTGGACGCCGCCATGCGTCCGATGGGTGCTGCCTGA
- a CDS encoding AAA family ATPase — protein sequence MTDDQNVPIVGRYTDIAGLLAGTLDPPAPEFLSRLDGHGLLYGAAVNGLFGEAESGKTWIALAAIVEELRSRDGRCLFIDLDHNGARSVVLRLLDMGVPQSVLTDPARFRYTDPDESLEVHGAIADCEQWAPSLVVIDSVGELVPMFKGDSNSGDDYTSVHRKTAARLAKLGACVILIDHVAKSADSASRGAIGAGAKRRAVDGAYLRVTLRSPFTPGRGGSAVITVNKDRHGGVREHAHLDEGSKEPIAAIFEMTVAEGNMGWAVRAPLASDRPTETASPADVLALAKLNPEPQTLREVKARMKWGSTRAAAALKALRSGEHLVIPDPEDHAGTKDQTSESADDPRDPHPRVQDRGSRPDLHKHSDDPGVIPESGITRNAGDQHLCKVCGRPCKPTIASHLECLLANQKGDAR from the coding sequence ATGACTGATGATCAGAACGTTCCGATTGTCGGCAGGTACACCGACATCGCCGGGCTGCTCGCGGGAACGCTCGACCCGCCGGCCCCGGAGTTCCTGAGCCGCCTCGACGGCCACGGCCTGCTCTACGGGGCGGCGGTCAACGGTCTGTTCGGCGAAGCCGAATCCGGCAAAACGTGGATCGCGCTTGCGGCGATCGTCGAAGAACTCCGGTCCCGCGACGGCCGGTGCCTGTTCATCGATCTCGACCACAACGGCGCCAGGTCGGTAGTGCTCCGCCTGCTGGACATGGGCGTTCCGCAGTCGGTACTGACCGACCCGGCCCGGTTCCGCTACACCGACCCCGATGAGTCACTTGAAGTGCATGGTGCGATCGCCGACTGCGAGCAGTGGGCGCCGAGTCTGGTGGTCATCGACTCGGTCGGTGAGCTGGTCCCGATGTTCAAGGGCGACTCGAACTCGGGCGATGACTACACCAGTGTGCATCGCAAGACTGCGGCGCGGCTGGCGAAGCTGGGCGCGTGCGTCATCCTGATCGACCACGTCGCGAAGTCTGCGGACTCGGCGAGTCGTGGTGCGATCGGTGCCGGCGCGAAACGGCGTGCTGTCGACGGCGCGTATCTGCGCGTGACGTTGCGTAGTCCTTTCACCCCCGGGCGGGGCGGATCGGCAGTTATCACCGTGAACAAGGACCGGCACGGTGGTGTTCGGGAGCATGCGCACTTGGACGAGGGCTCGAAGGAACCGATCGCGGCGATCTTCGAGATGACCGTCGCCGAGGGGAACATGGGGTGGGCGGTGCGCGCCCCGCTCGCCTCTGACCGGCCGACCGAGACCGCTTCCCCCGCTGATGTTCTTGCCCTGGCCAAGCTGAATCCCGAGCCGCAGACGCTCCGCGAAGTGAAGGCCCGGATGAAGTGGGGTAGCACCCGAGCTGCTGCCGCACTGAAGGCGCTGCGTAGCGGTGAACACCTTGTGATCCCCGATCCCGAGGATCACGCCGGGACCAAGGACCAGACGTCGGAATCGGCCGATGATCCCCGTGATCCCCACCCTAGGGTCCAGGATCGGGGATCACGCCCTGACCTGCACAAACATTCCGATGATCCTGGCGTGATCCCCGAGTCCGGGATCACCAGGAATGCCGGGGATCAACACCTCTGCAAGGTCTGCGGTAGGCCCTGCAAACCCACCATTGCGAGCCATCTCGAATGTCTGCTCGCCAACCAGAAAGGAGACGCTCGATGA
- a CDS encoding WhiB family transcriptional regulator: MSDLDDDATLQILKRILAGLPKLSGAACVGRAELFAPAEPDEPDEHVEYRHRHAAAICSACPALTECREWADSLPARDRPPGVLAGTIPHPAAGRPRKATAEEGGPGGNLD, encoded by the coding sequence GTGAGCGACCTCGATGACGATGCGACCCTGCAGATCTTGAAGCGAATCCTGGCCGGGCTGCCGAAACTGTCCGGTGCGGCGTGTGTCGGTCGGGCGGAACTCTTCGCCCCGGCCGAGCCCGACGAGCCCGACGAGCATGTCGAGTATCGCCACCGGCACGCCGCCGCGATCTGCTCGGCGTGCCCTGCCCTCACCGAGTGCCGGGAATGGGCGGACTCGCTCCCGGCGCGTGACCGGCCGCCCGGAGTGCTGGCCGGGACGATCCCCCACCCAGCCGCGGGCCGACCGAGAAAGGCCACGGCAGAGGAGGGCGGTCCTGGTGGAAATCTCGACTGA
- a CDS encoding HNH endonuclease, with protein MSPWVNGNSRTSTPAWRKIRRQAIIRDGNACTRCGADGRQVQLFCDHIIPVAEGGTDTLDNATMLCGPCHQPKTRSEAARGRQRRAARRYRPTEQHPGLSS; from the coding sequence ATGTCCCCCTGGGTCAACGGAAACAGCCGCACCAGCACACCGGCATGGCGCAAGATCCGCCGGCAAGCCATCATTCGCGACGGCAACGCCTGCACCCGCTGCGGCGCCGACGGCCGTCAAGTGCAACTGTTCTGCGACCACATCATCCCCGTCGCCGAAGGCGGCACCGACACCCTCGACAACGCCACCATGCTGTGCGGACCCTGCCACCAGCCCAAGACCCGCAGCGAGGCAGCCCGCGGCCGACAACGCCGAGCAGCCCGCCGCTACCGACCCACCGAACAACACCCCGGTCTGAGTAGCTAG
- a CDS encoding SDR family oxidoreductase — translation MTAPRTVLVTGATSGIGAEVARQFAAQGLRVYGTTRNPDTVSDPIPGVIYVRLDNADFATAQTCADEVGEVDILINNAGESHAGAFEDTPMDEIERLFAVNVFGPLALTKAVLPGMRARRRGTVVMVGSMLSSFPIAFRSTYAATKSAIKAYAFSLRREVAPYGIRVISVEPGTIATGIGTRRTLHIADDSPYREEFEIVKATTARNETQGISAEDMAEQIVSAALSAHPKPFYARGNRAPVVFFLRRLAPRQMVLDLSSKIHGLAKVRP, via the coding sequence ATGACCGCGCCCCGGACCGTCCTGGTCACCGGCGCCACCAGCGGCATCGGCGCCGAGGTGGCACGACAATTCGCCGCCCAGGGCCTGCGCGTCTACGGCACCACCCGCAACCCGGATACGGTGAGCGACCCGATCCCCGGCGTCATCTACGTCCGCCTCGACAACGCCGACTTCGCTACCGCCCAGACCTGCGCGGACGAGGTCGGCGAGGTCGACATCCTGATCAACAACGCCGGCGAGAGCCACGCCGGCGCGTTCGAGGACACCCCGATGGACGAGATCGAGCGGCTCTTCGCCGTCAACGTCTTCGGGCCGCTCGCCCTCACCAAGGCCGTCCTGCCCGGCATGCGGGCACGACGCCGCGGCACCGTCGTGATGGTCGGCTCCATGCTGTCGAGCTTTCCGATCGCCTTCCGCTCCACCTACGCCGCCACCAAGTCCGCGATCAAGGCGTACGCCTTCTCGCTGCGCCGCGAGGTGGCGCCCTACGGCATCCGGGTGATCTCGGTGGAGCCGGGCACCATCGCCACCGGCATCGGCACCCGCCGCACCCTGCACATCGCCGACGACTCCCCGTACCGCGAGGAGTTCGAGATCGTGAAGGCCACCACCGCGCGGAACGAGACGCAGGGCATCAGCGCCGAGGACATGGCCGAGCAGATCGTGTCCGCCGCCCTCTCCGCGCATCCGAAGCCCTTCTACGCCCGCGGGAACCGCGCGCCGGTCGTCTTCTTCCTCCGCCGCCTGGCGCCGCGCCAGATGGTGCTCGACCTGAGCTCGAAGATCCACGGCCTCGCCAAGGTTCGCCCCTGA
- the cobF gene encoding precorrin-6A synthase (deacetylating) gives MPSGTANPAITLRVIGIGPGGPRQITLEAIDAIAATDVFFLLDKGSRVAQLTAVRQDFLDRYARDGHRVVVVHDPPRDREPADYAAEVRRWHTARVDALAAAITGSLSPGESGAFLVWGDPALYDSTLRLTDQLTGRAGLDIEVEAIPGVTSASALTAAHGIVAHDIGEPVVITTGRRLGEDDGPNRIVMLDSHLAFTSAAAPDDHVYWGANLGTPEQVLRSGRVGDVAADIERERARLRERTGWVMDVYLLRRAGGTGDGSPG, from the coding sequence ATGCCTTCCGGCACGGCGAATCCCGCGATCACCCTGCGGGTGATCGGGATCGGCCCCGGCGGCCCGCGGCAGATCACCCTCGAAGCGATCGACGCGATCGCCGCCACCGACGTGTTCTTCCTGCTGGACAAGGGATCCCGCGTCGCGCAGCTCACCGCCGTGCGCCAGGACTTCCTCGACCGGTACGCCCGCGACGGCCACCGCGTCGTCGTCGTGCACGACCCGCCGCGCGACCGGGAGCCCGCCGACTACGCCGCCGAGGTACGGCGCTGGCACACCGCCCGTGTCGACGCCCTCGCGGCGGCGATCACCGGTTCGTTGAGCCCGGGTGAGTCTGGCGCCTTCCTGGTCTGGGGAGATCCCGCCCTGTACGACTCGACGCTCCGGCTCACCGACCAGCTCACCGGGCGCGCCGGACTGGACATCGAAGTCGAGGCGATCCCCGGGGTCACCAGCGCGTCCGCGCTGACCGCCGCGCACGGCATCGTCGCGCACGACATCGGGGAGCCGGTCGTCATCACCACCGGGCGACGGCTCGGCGAGGACGACGGCCCCAACCGGATCGTCATGCTCGATTCCCACCTCGCCTTCACGAGCGCTGCCGCCCCCGACGACCACGTCTACTGGGGAGCGAATCTCGGCACCCCCGAGCAGGTGCTGCGCAGCGGGCGGGTCGGCGACGTCGCCGCCGACATCGAGCGCGAGCGCGCCCGGCTCCGCGAGCGGACCGGCTGGGTGATGGACGTCTACCTGCTGCGTCGCGCGGGGGGCACCGGCGACGGTTCACCAGGGTGA
- a CDS encoding 3'(2'),5'-bisphosphate nucleotidase CysQ: protein MTRPSSRHTDAELAAVIAEGAGQLLLGVGHGGLLDRRELGDVGDALAQAWISRVLTRQRPRDAVLSEEADDDLARLGAERVWIIDPLDGTSEFSRGTTHWAVHVALTVDGRPVAAAVSLPAQGEVYRSDEVPPADGPLTGRIAVSRYGHSYPSATVADRLGLDAVHIGSAGAKAMAVVRGDVDAYVHAGGQFEWDNCAPVGVAEAAGLHCSRLSGAPIVYNNPQPYMPDFVICRREIADDLLEALRSPW from the coding sequence ATGACCCGCCCCTCCTCGCGCCACACCGACGCCGAACTCGCCGCGGTGATCGCCGAGGGCGCGGGCCAGTTGCTCCTCGGGGTGGGGCACGGCGGGCTGCTCGATCGCCGGGAGCTGGGCGACGTCGGCGATGCGCTCGCCCAGGCCTGGATCTCGCGGGTGCTGACACGGCAACGGCCGCGCGACGCCGTGCTGTCCGAGGAGGCCGACGACGACCTCGCGCGCCTGGGCGCCGAACGCGTCTGGATCATCGACCCGCTCGACGGCACCTCCGAGTTCTCCCGCGGCACCACGCACTGGGCCGTGCACGTCGCGCTGACCGTCGACGGCCGCCCGGTGGCCGCGGCGGTGTCGTTGCCCGCCCAGGGCGAGGTGTACCGCTCCGACGAGGTGCCGCCCGCCGACGGACCGCTCACCGGGCGCATCGCGGTGTCCCGCTACGGGCACTCCTATCCCAGCGCGACGGTCGCCGATCGGCTCGGCCTGGACGCGGTGCACATCGGTTCGGCGGGCGCCAAGGCGATGGCCGTGGTGCGCGGCGACGTCGACGCGTATGTCCACGCCGGAGGCCAGTTCGAGTGGGACAACTGCGCGCCGGTCGGGGTCGCCGAGGCCGCCGGTCTGCACTGTTCGCGGCTGAGCGGCGCCCCGATCGTCTACAACAATCCGCAGCCGTACATGCCGGACTTCGTCATCTGCCGGCGGGAGATCGCCGACGACCTGCTGGAAGCGCTGCGCTCACCCTGGTGA